The DNA segment TCCCGGGGAGCCGCACGGAAGTACAAAGTATGGATGAGACATCGCTATCACAGCTGCGGCAACCGCTTGGGAGAGCTTCTGGGCCACCCCTCCTTTCAGGTCAAGGTGGGTCATTGGGCCGCACTCATCCGTGTCCATCCCCTGCACTGCCACTCCCAGGCTATCCACAAATCAGAGGTCTGGGGCTCCCACAATTGTCCAGGGAAAGCTGCCTCCTTTCTTTGGCTCATGGGAGCGTCACCTTGTGGGCGTTCAGCCCCGTTTACAAACATGGCTATCGAGTCCTGTACTGAATATTGAAGAGGCACAACCCGTGTTCACCTCCAGAGGCATCGACGGGCATCTCTGTTGCATAGAGCACACACATCAAGCCTCGTGCCAGTCCACAGCTGTGTTTGCTCAGCCCACGCTGTGGTCTGCAGCCATGGGAATGCATTGCGagcttttttaaaatctgtattgaGGAATAAGTGATGCACAGTTTACCATTTAAAATTGACAAGTTAGCGTTTGTTACTGTGTTCACAGTTGTGCAGTGGTTACCACTATCCCAGAACATCTTCATCGccccaaaaagaaatcctgtaccAGTTAACATCGCTGCCATATCCCACCCCATTCCACACCAACCCCCAGACACCCACTCATTTAGTTTCTGGGTCAGTGGGTTTGCTTTCTCTAGACGCTCATCACAAGGGGGAGCATGTGGTATGTGCCTTCCACTTGTCGGTGTGTTCAGAGGCTGGTTCCTCCCTGCGGCTGAGCGGCGTCCCGTCGTGCAGCACGCACCCGTCAGCTGCGCGTGCGTTGCTGGGTATTTGGGTCGTTTCCACCTGTGGCTGTTAAGAACAGTGGACTTTGAACGTTCGTGTACAaacttttgtgtgaacatgtttgtTTTGCTTGATTGTGCCTCATCAGTGGAATTACAGGGCCACACGGCAGTTCTGTTTCTAACGTCTGAGGAACTGcaagactgttttccacagtagctgcgCCATCTTACACTCCCGCTGGCAGAGTATGAGCGTTCCATACTCCACGTCTTTGCCGACGCATCTGTCTTTAGTTATAGTCGAGTTGCAGACTTCTAAAAGCTGGGAAGATACTACATGAAAATAACCAGCGTCCTGCTTTTCACAAAGAACTAATCAGTTCTGTCAACACTGGGGTCTAAGTTTGTTCATGGCTGTGATTGGCTGGAGGGAGAGTCAGGGACAGCTCTGAGACAGGCGCCTGCTCCTGTCATCCCACACGTGGCTCTTTTGCTTTGTGGTGTCATCTGCCTGGGACCTGAAAGTACTGAGTTTGCCACCCTGAGATGAGAGCTTCTGAGCCTGAATCTGAGTTGGGCAGCATGCTGGCGTCACACCCCTGTTTTCACAGCTGTGCCCAAGGGTTATGGTGGCATTCCTGTGATACAGGTGATGAGAGAGCAGTCAGGTGGCCATAAAGCAGACCTGGGCTGTGTGCCTTTCCCTGGCCAGACTCTCTCGTGAGCACTGGATTTCTTTAACTCAAGATCTTGTCATGCCCATGTCGTGGGTGGGACACGGAAGCCCGGAGTGCCATCTGGTGGCGTGTGGAACAAGAGAAGGCCAGGACGCCCTTTTCTCAGCTCTGGGCCTGGTTGTGAGGGGCTCCCTGACTGGGCTGAGCTCTGGGCCCATCTGGGGTGAGGACATCACAGCCACCCTGCACTGCCCCTTCCCAGGAGCTGGCCCTCAGTGCGCTCATGAAGTTCGTGCAGCTGGAAGGAGCACATCCCCTGGAGAAGCCCAAGTGGGAAGGCAACTACCTGTTTCCCCGAGAGCTCTTCAAGGTGAGGGCCTGGCTGGGGGGTCCCAGAGAGCCCGGCTGGGGAGTCCCAGAGGGCCCGGCTGGGGGGTCCCAGAGGGCCTGGCTGCCTGGCCAGAGCCCAGGGTGGCCCTGTAGTCGGGGCGGGGCCTGCTGAGCTGAGCCTGGCTGTTGGCTGGGACCCTCCTGCAGCTCCTGTGCGTGTGGGGTGCCTCTCATGGCCCACCCAACCAGGAGGAGGCTGAGTAGGGGCCTTGGTGGGGTGGGGCTGCCTGCCTGGGCCGTGCTGGCCTGTGCTGGGCCGGGCAGGGCTGCTCACTGGTCCTTGCCCCCAGTTGGTGGTGGGAGGCCTGCTTTCTCCTGAGGAGGACCAGAGCCTGCTCCTGTCCCAGTTCCGGGAGTACCTGGACTACGACGACACTCGCTACCACAGCATGCAGGCGGCCGTGGAGGTCGTGGCCCGGGTCACTGGCCAGCACCCCGAGGTGAGCGACGGGGCCTGTCAGCAGCATCATGCTGGTGCCTCCcggggaggcaggggctggggggtGGCATCCAGGCACTCAGGTCCGGCTCCGCAGGTGCCCCCGGCCTTCTGGAACAACACCTTCACGCTGCTGTCTGCCGTGAGCCTGCCCCGCCAGGAGCCCACCGTCTCCAGCTTCTATGTGAAGCGCACGGGTGAGGGTACTGAGGGCCAGGGGCGGACAGGGCTGGGCCTTGGTCTGCCTCCCCCGCGGGTCAGGTGACCTTTGTTCTCGCTTTCCCTGCAGAGCTGTGGGACACCTGGAAGGTTGCTCACCTGAAGGTGAGTGGCCTCCGGAGAGCCGGGCACCCTCCTGGGCTTGCAGGGTGCGTGTGGGGTGTGTGCGAGACCCCGTGCAGGCTGCCGCCTTCCTCACGAGGAAACTCCCAGGGTACAGGTGGCAGCTCGCATGGCCACTGGGTCACTCGAAGTGTGGGAGGTGACAAGGCCTCTGAACTCGGGGCCCTCCTTTGGGTCGGAGGCCACCACCGCCTCTCGGAATCTGAAGGCTCTGGTGCCATCCGTGGGCCCCGCGGGCTGTGTTGGGCGCAGCCCCCCTCTTGGCCCTCGTCTTGCCAAGGCTTCTTTCCTGGCTGTTCTGAGACCCCAGCCTTGAGGGCGAGGTGCTCCTGACTTGAATGGTGACAGTTAGAGGGAGGGCGGGGTCAGAAGAGTGGAGAGCGGGCTTGCGTTGGCTCGGGGCTGGGCTTCAGTGTGCCCTGGCAGCTGCTTGGGCTCTGGGTCTGGGGTCAGGAGGGCAGAAGCACAGTCTGGACCCTGTCGCAGGAACACAGGAAGGCTTTCCAGACTATGTGGCTCAGCGTCCTCAAGCACAAGGTAGGGGCCAGGCTGGTTGGTGAGGGCGGGGGCAGCACCCGGGTGTCCCCAAGGGTGGAGGCCTCACCCTGACCTGCCGGCCCTCGCCCAGCTGCCCCTCAGCCTCTACAAGAAGGTGCTGCTGATCACGCACGATGCCATCCTGCCGCAGCTGGCCCAGCCCACGCTCATGATCGACTTCCTCACCCGCGCCTGCGACCTCGGTGAGTGCGGCCGCCTGGTTCACACCACACCCCAACCCCCCTCGGTGAGTGCGGCCGCCTCACTCATGCCGGGAGCAGCGCCTCCCATACCCCcaaccccccaacccccaccccgcAGCCCCTCTTCCCCaaccctgcagcctccacccccaacTCCCCTGCCCTGCATGTGGTCTCCAGCTTTGTGTCTGTGGGGGCTGTGGGAGGGGACAGCAGGGGCAGGGCCACACTCCACAGCTTAGGCTCAGCGTGGgcagggagtggggtgggagCGAGGTCACTGCAGCTCCAGCGTGTGTCTGTCTGTTTGCAGGTGGGGCCCTCAGCCTCTTGGCCTTGAACGGGCTGTTCATCTTGATTCACAAACACAACCTGTGAGTCTCCAGGGGTGTAGGTCTTCCCCGTCCGTCCAGCCCTGCTTACCTGTGCCCTTCCCACCCTGCCCCACGGGGTCCCCGCTCTTCTCACAGGCCGTGGCATTGGAGCCCCTGGGCGGGAGGAAGGGGTGCCGAGTGAGACCCTGGCCTTGGAGGCCTCAGTTCCCGGGCCCTGCTCCATCCACTGCTCCTTCCCCGCCGGCCCACAGGGAGTACCCCGACTTCTACCAGAAGCTCTACGGCCTCCTGGACCCTTCCGTCTTTCACGTCAAGTACCGGGCCCGTTTCTTCCACCTGGCTGATCTCTTCCTGTCCTCTTCGTGAGTACCAGAGCACCTGGctctgccctgctctgtgctTCTGCAGCCTGGGGCCAGGGGAGGGTGATGGGGGCTAGCGGTCCAGGCCCTGTCTCACAACTACTGCCCTGCCCAGCCACCTCCCTGCCTACCTGGTGGCCGCCTTTGCCAAGCGCCTGGCCCGCCTGGCCCTGACGGCTCCCCCCGAGGCCCTGCTCATGGTCCTGCCTTTCATCTGTAACCTGCTGCGCCGGCACCCCGCCTGCCGGGTCCTCGTGCACCGCCCACACGGCCCTGGTGAGTCGCGGGGTTCTCGGAGGCTGGGCCGGACCTGTGGCAGGGGTGCCTGGTGCCCTGGAGAGGTGGACAGCAAATGAGGGTCCGCATCTCATTCCTAGAGCTGGACGCCGACCCCTACGACCCCGGAGAGAAGGACCCAGCCCAGAGCCGGGCCTTGGAGAGCTCCCTGTGGGAGCTTCAGGTGAGGGTGCTGCTGCCACGCCCTGGGGCCTCCCGAGCCATCCTTTGGCCCCTCAGAAAGCCCAGCTCCCCATGCCACCTCCCGCATAGCCTCGTGCCGTGTCCCCCAGTGGCCACCAGGGTTTGTGGGTGCTTGGTGCTTGGCCTTCTTCCGTGGCTCTGCCCCCACCCCGCCCACTCTGGTtaggagcacagggaggtggtgGCTGGGGGCATAGGGCGGGGGCCTGGGGTAGCTGCCCCTTGACAGCCCTGCTACCCCAGGCCCTCCAGCGCCACTACCATCCTGAGGTGTCCAAAGCCGCCAGCGTCATCAACCAGGCCCTGTCTGTACCCGAGGTCAGCATTGCGCCGCTGCTGGAGCTCACGGCCTATGAGGTATGGGACTGGGGCCGGGGTGCGAGGGCCTGAGCCCCAGGGCGCTGAGCCAAGCCTGAGAGCCACCGTCCTTTGTCCTTTGCAGATCTTTGAGCGGGACCTGAAGAAGAAGGGGTCCGAGCCAGTGCCGCTGGAGTTTATCCCAGCCCAGGGCCTGCTGGGACGGCCGGGCGAACTTTGTGCCCAGCACTTCACACTCAGCTGACACCGGCCCACCTGTGAATAAATGATTTTGCAGGAGAGCGGCTCGGAGTGTGGACAGGGGCGGCTGGATGCCTCTGCCAGGCCGAGGGCCTCACATCCACCTGAGCCCACCAGGCACATGGCAAAGCGAGGCCCGTGCCTCCTCCGCAGCCTGGGACGGCATGGTGGGGAACCTGAGGCATGGTCTTTCCCAGGGCCTCTGGCCCACCAGTGTCACGGGTCACCCAGCCTCCCTCACTCCCCGGGCCCCAGTGACCTCACTGTTGCAGAGCTCGGGGCCTCTGCTGAGGTTACACTCCAGACACCTGGGAGGGAGCTGGGGGGTTCTCTCTGCCCGGGTCAGTTGTGGCgggaggtgggtgtggtggtatgtacaGGTATGATGTGTGTGGGAGTCGGGGGGGTGTTGGTGTGAGTAGGGTGTCCGTGTGACTGGGGGGACTTTGGTTGTGAGTAGGGGGTGTTTGTGTGAATGGGGGGGTTGGTGTCAGTGGGGGATGACGTGAGTCGGGGGTTCCTGTGTCAACGTCCCACCCTGGCTGTGTCCTGCTGGTCCCGCCTTTGTTCTGGGAGTCCCGTGAGGCCCTGGGTGGATGCTGCGTAGTTACAGGCAGTGCCTGGGCCCCTCTGGAGTTTCCCCCCATTGGGAGGCCCTGGTCCAGCTGCAGCACAGCCTTGTTATTGGGGTGTTTATATTTAGGGGACCCAATTTGTACCAAACAAACCAGGTTTTCTGTCTACACGGGGACCCCCAGTTTCCTTTTCACAGTGTGTTTATTCGAGGACAGAGAGTGGCACAGGGCACTGGAACGGAGCTTGGTGGGCGTGGGCGTGGCTGGGGAGGGTGGTGAGTGCCTCGGCTCCCACTGGAGGGGGGCACCCTGCTGGCCCAGCACTGGCTGGGAACCCTCCGTGTGCCCAGCAGGGGTTTGGGGAGCAGAGTGACGGTGGAGATGGTGCCCTTGCTCCTAGCATCCCCCGGCTGCTTCCCTCTGCCCCAGTGGGCTCAAGTGAACTggctcctgccccagggccttcaCACCAGCCACAGCTGTGGCCTCTGCTGCATTTCCCTGCGTTGCCCCGGTTTGAACACCCCTTCCCTGCCCCCGGGAGGCCTTCCCTGGTACCCTGTGTGTAGCAGTCCTGCACGGGGACCCCTCCTTCCCCACTCTCCACAGACTGTCCCGCCCGAGCCCCTCAGCGCTCAGGCTGCAGCGCGGCAGACAGGGCCCGGCCTCTTGCTGTGCCCTGGGCAGCCTGTCACACCCAGTATgctctctccccaccctcccagagCTGCTGGGGCCGGGCTGGGCTGTAGGCGCTGGTGTCCTGAGCCTGTGCGGCCACCAGAGGCCGCTGCAGCGTTGCCTGGGCTGGGGCGCTCCCCAAGCTGCCCTGCCAGGCTCGCCTTGCCAGGCTCTACAGCCTTTCCCACTTGGACTCGGCCAGGGCCTCCCTCCTGACGTCACGGGGGGTTTGTGCTGGGCTGTTAGGCCCATCTCGGATGACAGGTGAGGCCAGGAAGAGCCGGCTGCAGGAGTGAAAGCACCTCGCTGGAGGCAGACGCTCCAGGCTCAGTCTGCTGTGGGCTGAGCTGGGGCCCCCAGAAGATGCACTGAAGTCCTAGCCCTCAGGGCCTCAGAGTGGGATGTCATCTGGGGAGATGGGGTCGTTACAGAGGTCATCAAGGCTCGGATCCTGTAGGGTGGGGTCCCAGGGCCTCGGAGTGGGATGTCATCTGGAGATGGGGTCGTTACAGAGGTCGTTAGGAGGTCATCAAGGCTCGGATCCTGTACAGTGGGGTCCATGTAGTCAGCCTGGACACAGGccggaggagggagagcatcgtGGGAAGGGGATAGGGGATCGTGGCGTCTGCAAGCTAAGGAGAGCCAGGAGGAACCTTTGCTGCCAACACCAGGACCTGGGACTTAGCCTCTAGAACGGGGCACAATGTCGCTGTCCAGGCTGCCTGGTCTGTGCTTGTTGACGGGAGCCTGAGCTGACAGACGAACCGGGCTGAGGTTCCCGGACTGTCACCCCGACTGTCCGCACCCCAGCTGTGACGTCCCCATCCTCCGGGCTCTGCGCAGGCTCGGGTCACCCCAGGTGTATCCTGGTGGTGACAAGTCACACGGCTTTAGTGGAAGGGACTCTGCTGGGGGGCCACAGCTAACCTCAGGCACAACTGGGCCTTCACCCAGAGTCACCCACAGCCGGGCTCTGCACCTCAGCTCCAAGGTGGCACCACGGATCCTGCTCTTGCAGGAGGAGGTGTCAGCCTGGCTCTGCCTGGCCTCACTGCTGTGCAGAGCTCCCCAAGGGTGGATGGGAACTGGGAGATAGGACTGGCAGGAGGCTGGATCCCCACACTGATCTCTGCAGGGGCCGGGCAGGTGACAGAAAGGTGGCGTGGGCCGGGCCTGGGTGCGGGGGAACAGGGGGACGGAAGCCAGGCCTGCTGAGCAGGAGCAGGTGTATGGGGGCTCCAGGACATGGGGGAGGCTCTGGCCCAGGCCTTCTGGCCACCTCGTGTCCTTGGCCTGCTGGCCTGTGGCGTTCCTGACCTCGGTGCACCCAGGCCTGTCCAGGAGGGCTGTTGTGTTGCCTGACCCAGCCGACCGTCTGTAGACGGGGCCCCGCAGGGGCGAGTGGAGCTGAGTGGCCCTGGAGGAGCCAGGCCAGGGCCTCTGGCCTCACCTGCTGGGTGACGCTCTGTGGAGAATTGAGGAGGCTCCAAAAGGGGcctgagtggctgggacaacCTCTGTGACTCGGGGGTGAGAGGCTGGAGGGCCAGGCTGGCTATGAGGCTCCTGGCCCCGCTGGTTAGAACTCAGACTGTGGCAGCTCTGGGACCACCCCAGACCCAACTGAATGTGCACGTCTGGGCACAGCGGGGCTGGGCTGGGACCTGCGTGTCCGGGAGCTCCTGGGTGCTTGTCACTGCTGACCCAGGCTGGGCTGTTGCCAGTGTCCTCCCTGGCTGCGCCCTGTGCCCCCCCCCACTCTGCCCCAGGCGTTCTGTACCCTGCTTCTGTGAAGCAAACTAACAGCAACCCCGGCCTGGGCCTTTGCCCCGTGACCTCTGCCCAGCGCAGCACCTCCTGGACAGCGTCTCCCTGCGCCTTCCCCTCCCTCCAGTCTGGGCTCAGTGGAGGGGAACTGCTGGGTTCCATTAGAGGCCCTTGCAGGATGCTGATTGTGGATATTTAGCAACAAGTCGGGATTGGGCCCCAGAGGCCGGTGGCTCCCGTGCACccagcaggcaggagccccaggAGGTGGGGCAGCCAGGCCACTTCCAGCCTCATCGCCCTGTAGGCAGCACGGTGCTCCTAGAGCCCCCTGGGGCAAGGGAGTGAAATAGTGATTTTCCTTGCATAAACCAACAGCCTTTTCCCTGATTAAAACAGGgcttcagttttatttataatttttaaatgacaaaggCAACATGAACCTAACGGTCAACATTCAAATGAAAGCTCAGCGCACAGAGAAGCTGTGAGGAGTCCCGGCCGTTCTCCCTAAACGGCCTCTTCCTGTTTGGCCTCAGCCTCAGTTTGAAGCTTtgttgtgtatctttttttttcttttttttttttttttgagatggagtctagctctgttgcccaggctggagtgcagtggccggatctcagctcactgcaagccccgcctcccgggttcacgccattctcctgcctcagcctccagagtagctgggagtacaggcgcccgccacctcgcctggctaattttttttgtattttagtagagacggggtttcaccgtgttagccaggatggtctcgatctcctgaactcgtgatccgcccgtctcggcctcccaaagtgctgggattacaggcttgagccaccgcgcccggcctcttttttttttcttttaacacacaAACTGTTTATTCCTTCTGAGCTTCAGTATTCTCATCGCAACCATATGCAGAATGGGTCACGCCTCAGGCGTGCGAGGGGCAGTGGGCCGTGGTTTCTTGGCCACACCCTCGGGCATCTCCTGCCACCCCTCCTTTGCTGTGTCCAAAACGGAACCTCAGCCCAGCCTTCTCGTCTGCACCAGAGCCTGACTCCTGTTGTCCTGGGAAGCGCTCGGTCCCCCAGCGCGGAGACCCCGTCTGCCAGCACCACGAATGTGCCACTGGGGACGCCACTGCCTCCTGGCTCGAGTTTGAGCTTTTTAAAACCACTTCAAAAAATTCTgtataaacaaaaacattttttttttttttgagacggagtcttgctctgtcgcccaggctggagtgcag comes from the Macaca mulatta isolate MMU2019108-1 chromosome 11, T2T-MMU8v2.0, whole genome shotgun sequence genome and includes:
- the NOC4L gene encoding nucleolar complex protein 4 homolog, with the translated sequence MEREPGAAGVRRALGRRLEAVLASRSEANAVFDILAVLQSEDQEEIQEAVRTCSRLFGALLERGELFVGQLPSEEMVMTGSRGAARKYKVWMRHRYHSCGNRLGELLGHPSFQVKELALSALMKFVQLEGAHPLEKPKWEGNYLFPRELFKLVVGGLLSPEEDQSLLLSQFREYLDYDDTRYHSMQAAVEVVARVTGQHPEVPPAFWNNTFTLLSAVSLPRQEPTVSSFYVKRTELWDTWKVAHLKEHRKAFQTMWLSVLKHKLPLSLYKKVLLITHDAILPQLAQPTLMIDFLTRACDLGGALSLLALNGLFILIHKHNLEYPDFYQKLYGLLDPSVFHVKYRARFFHLADLFLSSSHLPAYLVAAFAKRLARLALTAPPEALLMVLPFICNLLRRHPACRVLVHRPHGPELDADPYDPGEKDPAQSRALESSLWELQALQRHYHPEVSKAASVINQALSVPEVSIAPLLELTAYEIFERDLKKKGSEPVPLEFIPAQGLLGRPGELCAQHFTLS
- the NOC4L gene encoding nucleolar complex protein 4 homolog isoform X1, coding for MTLHLTSQGFAQLSPHVTFPPATCEVSTEQSQGSQIWGGELFFFFFSNQLQRRWTELSFRKGCTLQGGCPARLGSGASGRDTSRHFRSEEAVAGVCPTAWPGARLQQVTEQSEDQEEIQEAVRTCSRLFGALLERGELFVGQLPSEEMVMTGSRGAARKYKVWMRHRYHSCGNRLGELLGHPSFQVKELALSALMKFVQLEGAHPLEKPKWEGNYLFPRELFKLVVGGLLSPEEDQSLLLSQFREYLDYDDTRYHSMQAAVEVVARVTGQHPEVPPAFWNNTFTLLSAVSLPRQEPTVSSFYVKRTELWDTWKVAHLKEHRKAFQTMWLSVLKHKLPLSLYKKVLLITHDAILPQLAQPTLMIDFLTRACDLGGALSLLALNGLFILIHKHNLEYPDFYQKLYGLLDPSVFHVKYRARFFHLADLFLSSSHLPAYLVAAFAKRLARLALTAPPEALLMVLPFICNLLRRHPACRVLVHRPHGPELDADPYDPGEKDPAQSRALESSLWELQALQRHYHPEVSKAASVINQALSVPEVSIAPLLELTAYEIFERDLKKKGSEPVPLEFIPAQGLLGRPGELCAQHFTLS